From the Solanum stenotomum isolate F172 chromosome 4, ASM1918654v1, whole genome shotgun sequence genome, one window contains:
- the LOC125862649 gene encoding uncharacterized protein LOC125862649 — MALSLPNLFPKGDAYGTKYFEIKTKTSQLKLSFSYRARANAALNSRSSSVEIPRQWYNLVADLPIKPPPSLHPKTFQPIKPEDLSPLFCDELIKQEASVEQFIDIPEEVLDVYSLWRPTPLIRAKRLEKLLDTPARIYYKYEGGSPAGSHKPNSAVPQAWYNKMGNVKNVVTETGAGQWGSALSFACSLFGLNCEVWQVRASFDQKPYRKMMMQTWGAKVHPSPSDLTEAGRAILQMDPSSPGSLGIAISEAVEVAAKNADTKYCLGSVLNHVLLHQTVIGEECIKQMEDFGEIPDVIIGCTGGGSNFAGLAFPFIREKLKGKINPLIRAVEPTACPSLTKGVYAYDYGDTAGMTPLMKMHTLGHDFIPDPIHSGGLRYHGMAPLISHVYELGFMEAISIPQIECFQGAIQFARSEGLIPAPEPTHAIAATIREALRCKETGESKVILMAMCGHGHFDLSSYDKYLQGSLVDLSFSEEKIKASLAKIPRPVS, encoded by the exons ATGGCACTATCCCTCCCAAATCTGTTTCCAAAAg GTGATGCTTATGGGACAAAGTATTTTGAGATTAAAACTAAGACAAGTCAATTGAAGCTTTCTTTTAGCTATAGAGCAAGAGCAAATGCAGCTCTTAATTCTCGTTCGAGTTCTGTTGAAATCCCTCGTCAGTGGTACAATCTAGTTGCAGACCTTCCAATCAAACCCCCTCCGTCGTTGCATCCCAAGACGTTTCAGCCTATCAAACCGGAGGACTTATCTCCGCTTTTCTGTGATGAGTTGATTAAGCAGGAGGCAAGTGTCGAGCAGTTTATTGATATACCAGAGGAAGTTTTAGACGTCTACAGTCTTTGGCGCCCAACCCCTTTGATTAG AGCAAAGAGGTTGGAAAAACTGCTTGATACACCCGCACGAATATATTACAAGTATGAAGGTGGTAGCCCCGCGGGGTCGCACAAGCCCAACTCTGCTGTTCCTCAGGCCTGGTATAATAAAATGGGGAATGTTAAAAATGTGGTCACAGAGACTGGGGCAGGTCAATGGGGGAGCGCGTTGTCGTTTGCTTGCAGCTTATTTGGTCTCAATTGTGAG GTATGGCAAGTTAGAGCTTCGTTTGATCAGAAACCTTATCGTAAAATGATGATGCAAACTTGGGGTGCGAAGGTGCATCCTTCTCCTTCCGACCTTACAGAAGCAGGTCGGGCTATTCTACAAATGGATCCTTCGAGTCCAGGAAGTTTAGGAATAGCTATTTCAGAGGCTGTGGAGGTTGCAGCTAAGAATGCTGACACCAAATATTGTTTGGGAAGTGTTCTCAATCATGTTTTGTTACATCAGACCGTTATCGGTGAGGAGTGTATAAAACAGATGGAAGATTTCGGAGAGATTCCAGATGTGATCATCGGTTGCACCGGGGGTGGATCTAATTTTGCAGGACTTGCTTTCCCGTTTATCCGGGAGAAGCTTAAGGGGAAAATCAATCCTCTTATTAGAGCGGTTGAACCTACAGCTTGCCCCTCGTTGACGAAAGGTGTATATGCTTACGACTATGGAGACACAGCAGGCATGACTCCTTTAATGAAAATGCATACACTTGGTCATGACTTCATACCAGATCCCATCCATTCCG GGGGTCTCCGTTACCATGGCATGGCGCCATTGATATCACACGTCTATGAACTCGGATTCATGGAAGCAATATCAATTCCGCAGATTGAATGCTTCCAAG GTGCTATTCAGTTTGCAAGGTCTGAGGGATTGATACCGGCACCAGAACCAACGCATGCTATAGCCGCTACTATAAGGGAAGCTCTAAGATGTAAAGAGACTGGAGAATCGAAAGTTATACTCATGGCAATGTGTGGACATGGACATTTTGATTTGTCATCTTATGATAAGTATTTGCAGGGAAGCTTGGTTGATTTGTCATTCTCAGAAGAGAAAATCAAAGCCTCACTCGCCAAAATACCCCGACCAGTGTCATAA
- the LOC125862710 gene encoding NDR1/HIN1-like protein 12 — MPKPVLGPERRTNPLIWCVALLCTFITLAVIITGIIVFIGFIIVRPKVPQMSVASANIDTFAYDMSNLLSIKVSIVINAENDNVKAHATFYETIYTLYFHDVKVAYLRADPFDVRKNSSIPLYYPVESTSIALTPQEGANAEVALNQRLVVLDLKGSSRTRWRLGLVGSVKFWLHLNCKLKLPLDGRTIYPKCSTKSR, encoded by the coding sequence ATGCCAAAGCCCGTTTTAGGCCCGGAAAGACGCACCAACCCTTTAATTTGGTGTGTTGCCCTACTTTGCACCTTCATAACCCTAGCCGTGATCATCACCGGCATCATCGTCTTCATCGGATTCATCATTGTTAGGCCAAAAGTTCCACAAATGAGTGTGGCAAGTGCAAATATAGACACTTTTGCCTATGACATGTCTAATCTCCTATCAATCAAGGTGTCAATTGTGATCAATGCTGAAAATGACAATGTAAAAGCCCATGCAACTTTCTATGAGACAATTTATACACTATACTTTCATGATGTTAAAGTTGCATATTTAAGAGCTGACCCTTTTGATGTACGTAAAAATAGTTCAATCCCATTATATTATCCTGTGGAGTCAACGTCGATCGCGTTGACTCCACAGGAAGGAGCAAATGCTGAGGTGGCATTAAATCAAAGACTAGTAGTTCTTGATCTTAAAGGAAGTTCAAGGACTAGATGGAGATTAGGGTTAGTTGGTTCTGTTAAATTCTGGTTGCATCTTAATTGTAAGCTTAAGTTACCATTAGATGGAAGAACTATTTACCCAAAATGTAGCACCAAATCGAGATAA